One region of Miscanthus floridulus cultivar M001 chromosome 19, ASM1932011v1, whole genome shotgun sequence genomic DNA includes:
- the LOC136526880 gene encoding protein DETOXIFICATION 17-like, which produces MPCWLLVRSFGLGHKGAGAALATSVSYWFNVALLAVYVKVSEAGRRSWHGWSREALKLKNAKVYLKLAIPSTFMTCLEYWAFEMVVLLVGFLPDPTLETSILSVSLNTMWMVYTIPSGLSSAISIRVSNELGAGNPHAARLSVYVSGIIFS; this is translated from the exons ATGCCATGCTGGTTGCTGGTTCGAAGTTTTGGCCTTGGCCACAAAGGCGCAGGCGCAGCTCTGGCAACCTCAGTATCTTACTGGTTCAATGTGGCATTGCTAGCTGTGTATGTGAAAGTCTCTGAAGCTGGCagaagaagttggcatggatgGTCAAGGGAGGCACTAAAGTTAAAGAATGCCAAAGTGTATCTAAAGCTAGCAATTCCATCCACCTTTATGACCTG CTTGGAGTATTGGGCATTTGAGATGGTGGTTCTCTTAGTGGGATTTCTTCCAGATCCAACACTGGAAACTTCAATTTTGTCAGTCAG CCTAAACACAATGTGGATGGTCTATACAATTCCAAGTGGCCTCAGCAGCGCAATAAG TATTAGAGTGTCCAATGAACTAGGTGCTGGGAATCCACATGCAGCACGCCTATCAGTTTATGTTTCAGGAATCATTTTTTCCTAG